TAgtctaaaatgaaaatgcagaaaatatttattttggtggaTCTGTGTTGATGCCATATTTCTCCTTGAGAAGCTTCAactgttcttccttcttctttgtgTCCATCTTCTGAAATGCCTGAAATGTGGTAAGCACCAAAGTTAACAGTTACTGATCTATAATCAAATGAATTTCACCAATAGCACTAGCCAGACAAGAATTCCTAGTATACTCTTCCTTTCCCGGTATATTAATTCTTAACATGCTCCCCCTGCAATGAGGACTGTGGCTAATACTTACCCTGTTGGCATTATAGTACAAAACCACCAGGTATCTGTTACAAACATTGAATCCTGAAAGGTGATCACATGCATTCTTGGCATCAAAGATGTCTTCATAGACCACATAAGCTGTTCCTCTAGTTTCAGGTGTGTTCCCCCTGCGGAGTGAAATAAGACttaattaaaatacacatttattcaaGATAGGAAGGATGCTGGCTGGGTTTGAGGTTGAGTGTTGAGGAGAATAACTACCATGACCTCCAGTGCTTTGATGAAACCTCAGATGTGAGGCCTTCTGGCCAAGCATCTGCGATTTCATATTATTGGAGCATTCCCTGAGGGTTGCAGTTTTCTAGAAGTTTCCTGTGGTCAAACCAAGAAAGGAGGATATGCAGATTTCTACAGAAATGATTCCATGAAAGAGTTTGAGGAGATGAAAAGGCTGGTATCTTCCAGAATGCAAAGTGATTTTGGAATGTAAAGAATTTCTTTGGATTGAGTTCCATGGAAATTTGTCCCTGACCTGTGTTCCTGAACTATGAATGCTGAGCTATGGAATAgtttctctttataaataaacTACTAACAAATCtgtggaaaaaaatacacatttaccAGAGCACTGATAGTTAAATAACAGTATTGTCTTTAAAAGACAGTAAGTGAAGTTTATATTTTGAGATCAACCTGAACACTGTTAGAGGAAATAAGTAAGCATTATGGATAGGTATGCTGGATAAGCCTACTATTTCTTGAATTGAGgtaatttttgttctcttttttaagtaaaagagcTACAGGTTAAACTTGCTCTGTGTCAAGATGACTACTACAGCTACCAAAGCACTAGCTGCAAACAACTAGCTTGAAACTTTGTCTGAGTCTTCATATTTACTGTTCTAGTCCTTCCTACTTCTCACGCTAAGAACcaattctcaatctttttttttttttaagattttatctatttatttgagtgtaCAAATGAAGAggtgggggggcagaaggagagggagcagactccccactgagcaaggagcctgaatgggcctcaatcctaggacccagagatcattactgagccaaaggcagacagacatttaactgagccacccaggtgcctccaattCTCAATCTTAAGCTGGAAAGATAGTATTTTGGAGAGATGGCTTGTAAACGTCAGCAATGTCTAGAATGAGGTTTTTCTTACTGCACATTTATGCAACAGAACCAATACTTAAATTATTTACCATACTATTACCTGTAACTAGTCCcttgtttctaaagatttaaattttctctctcactataatttttttagagattttattcatccattcatgagagagagagaaagagagagagggagagacataggcagagggagaagcaggctccatgcagggagactgacatgggacttgacctcgggtctccaggatcaggccctgggctgaaggctatgctaaaccactgagccactggggctgccctccctcactctaaaattttaatgttttattttatttttttaaagatttatttactctatctatctatctatctatctatctatgaatgatagacatagagagagagagagaggcagagacacaggaagagggagaaggaggctccatgccaggagcccgacgtaggactcgatcccaggactccaggattgcgccctgggccaaaggcaggcgctaaaccactgagccacccagggatcccctaaaattttaatattttattttattttatttatttatttatttttaatttttatttatttatgatagtcacagagagagagagagagagagagagagaggcagagacacaggcagaggaagaagcaggctccatgcaccgggagcccgatgtgggattcgatcccgggtctccaggatcgcgccctgggccaaaggcaggcgccaaaccgctgcgccacccagggatccctaatattttatttttaagcaatctctacactcaatgtgagGCTAGAATACATgaccaagatcaagaatcacgtgctccaccaactgagccagccaggcacccttcccTACctctaattttagttttaattgttaaaaacaagacagtCTCCATCAATGtaggaaatgtttcttttttaaaaaaatatatttttaaaatattttatttattcatgagagacacacacacagaggcagagacatagacagaaggagaagcaggctccatgcagtgagcccgatgtgggactcgatcccaggactccaggatcacaccctgagccaaaggcagatgtttaatcgctaacccatccaggcatcccaaaaaaacattttatttattcatgagagacacacacagagagaggcagagacatagagggagaagcagcctccctgcggggagcctgatgtgggacttggtcccaggaccccaggatcatgacctgagccacccaggtgccctggaaataattatttctcagCAGTATTTTACTAAGGTTTAtcaaatccataaaaataaaacctattttgtGTCTCTAGAGGGGGTGGTGTG
This genomic stretch from Canis lupus dingo isolate Sandy chromosome 17, ASM325472v2, whole genome shotgun sequence harbors:
- the SF3B6 gene encoding splicing factor 3B subunit 6, with the protein product MAMQAAKRANIRLPPEVNRILYIRNLPYKITAEEMYDIFGKYGPIRQIRVGNTPETRGTAYVVYEDIFDAKNACDHLSGFNVCNRYLVVLYYNANRAFQKMDTKKKEEQLKLLKEKYGINTDPPK